Proteins encoded together in one Pongo abelii isolate AG06213 chromosome 8, NHGRI_mPonAbe1-v2.0_pri, whole genome shotgun sequence window:
- the ZNF487 gene encoding putative zinc finger protein 487 isoform X1 — MLENYSLLLSVGYCITKPEVVCKLERGEVLWILEEESPSQSHLDCCIDDDLMEKRQENQDQHLQKVDFVNNKTLTMDRNGVLGKTFSLDTNPILSRKIRGNCDSSGVNLNNILELIISNRSSFVRNPAECNVHGKFLLCMKRENPYARGKPLEYDGNGKAVSQNEDLFRHQYIHTLKQCFEYNQCGKAFHEEAASVPIRVCSWETL, encoded by the exons atgctggagaactACAGCCTCCTCCTCTCAGTGG GATATTGCATTACCAAACCAGAGGTGGTTTGCAAGTTGGAGCGTGGAGAGGTGCTGTGGATATTAGAGGAAGAGTCCCCAAGTCAGAGCCACCTAG ACTGCTGCATAGATGATGACCTGATGGagaagagacaggaaaatcaAGACCAGCATTTGCAGAAAGTTGATTTTGTCAACAACAAAACACTGACTATGGACAGAAATGGTGTATTAGGAAAAACATTTTCTCTTGACACAAACCCCATTCTATCAAGAAAAATACGTGGCAACTGTGACTCATCTGGAGTgaatttgaataatattttggAATTAATTATTAGTAATAGAAGCTCCTTTGTAAGGAACCCTGCTGAGTGTAATGTACATGGGAAATTTCTCCTCTGTATGAAACGTGAGAATCCTTATGCCAGAGGGAAACCTTTGGAATATGATGGAAATGGGAAAGCCGTCTCTCAGAATGAGGACTTATTTAGGCATCAGTATATTCACACTCTTAAGCAGTGTTTTGAATACAATCAGTGTGGGAAGGCTTTTCATGAAGAGGCAGCCTCAGTACCCATAAGAGTGTGCTCATGGGAGACCCTGTGA
- the ZNF487 gene encoding putative zinc finger protein 487 isoform X2 produces MLENYSLLLSVDCCIDDDLMEKRQENQDQHLQKVDFVNNKTLTMDRNGVLGKTFSLDTNPILSRKIRGNCDSSGVNLNNILELIISNRSSFVRNPAECNVHGKFLLCMKRENPYARGKPLEYDGNGKAVSQNEDLFRHQYIHTLKQCFEYNQCGKAFHEEAASVPIRVCSWETL; encoded by the exons atgctggagaactACAGCCTCCTCCTCTCAGTGG ACTGCTGCATAGATGATGACCTGATGGagaagagacaggaaaatcaAGACCAGCATTTGCAGAAAGTTGATTTTGTCAACAACAAAACACTGACTATGGACAGAAATGGTGTATTAGGAAAAACATTTTCTCTTGACACAAACCCCATTCTATCAAGAAAAATACGTGGCAACTGTGACTCATCTGGAGTgaatttgaataatattttggAATTAATTATTAGTAATAGAAGCTCCTTTGTAAGGAACCCTGCTGAGTGTAATGTACATGGGAAATTTCTCCTCTGTATGAAACGTGAGAATCCTTATGCCAGAGGGAAACCTTTGGAATATGATGGAAATGGGAAAGCCGTCTCTCAGAATGAGGACTTATTTAGGCATCAGTATATTCACACTCTTAAGCAGTGTTTTGAATACAATCAGTGTGGGAAGGCTTTTCATGAAGAGGCAGCCTCAGTACCCATAAGAGTGTGCTCATGGGAGACCCTGTGA